The Brevibacillus brevis genome contains a region encoding:
- a CDS encoding M20 family metallopeptidase, with product MNQVISFVDEQEVVRLTQELVRIPSVFRPDQAGANEERVALFVADYLRNMGLQVFYEEVVPGRPNVIAFYDSGRPGKTLLFEAHTDVVTEGDRDAWSYDPFGGTISGGRIYGRGSCDTKGNLAAAICAVKAIQRSKQSFTGKILLCIPCDEESMMIGIKDFIRRGWANNVDAAIICEPEENQLCITQKGAMRAILRTFGKMAHGAMPLTGINPNTRMARAIVALEELERKEMARLGEHPMLGWPSITPTILQAPVKGDAQINVVPDQCMTTLDIRTVPGQDHQELYKEISAILEGLSKEDDNFKATLEVIEERPWTLTGMKEEVVTAVASAYREITKKEPVYNGVPGATDGTFLHKAGIPILTTGAGDRHIPHHADEYVAIDQLVESTQLFALSALTFLTQPVRA from the coding sequence ATGAATCAGGTGATATCCTTTGTTGACGAGCAGGAAGTTGTGCGCCTTACGCAGGAGCTAGTTAGAATTCCGAGTGTGTTTCGTCCCGATCAGGCAGGAGCGAATGAAGAGCGGGTCGCGCTATTTGTCGCCGATTATCTTCGCAATATGGGTTTGCAGGTCTTCTATGAGGAGGTTGTTCCAGGCAGACCGAATGTCATCGCTTTTTACGATTCGGGCAGGCCTGGCAAAACGCTTTTGTTCGAAGCCCATACAGATGTCGTAACAGAAGGGGATCGGGATGCTTGGAGCTACGACCCTTTTGGCGGGACAATATCTGGTGGGCGTATCTACGGGCGTGGCTCCTGTGACACAAAAGGAAATCTGGCTGCCGCGATATGTGCCGTCAAAGCTATCCAACGATCCAAACAGTCTTTTACAGGCAAAATCCTCCTGTGCATCCCTTGCGATGAGGAGAGCATGATGATCGGGATCAAAGATTTCATCCGTCGCGGTTGGGCTAACAACGTCGATGCGGCGATTATCTGCGAACCGGAAGAAAATCAGCTCTGCATTACGCAAAAAGGAGCCATGCGAGCCATTCTTCGTACGTTTGGCAAGATGGCGCATGGTGCCATGCCACTGACGGGAATCAATCCGAACACAAGGATGGCACGCGCCATAGTGGCGTTAGAGGAGCTGGAGCGCAAGGAAATGGCTCGTCTGGGAGAGCACCCGATGTTGGGGTGGCCGAGTATCACTCCGACGATTTTGCAGGCCCCTGTCAAAGGAGACGCCCAAATCAATGTCGTTCCTGATCAATGCATGACGACTCTTGATATTCGCACGGTACCGGGGCAGGACCACCAAGAGCTGTACAAAGAAATCAGTGCCATATTAGAAGGATTAAGCAAAGAAGATGACAATTTCAAAGCCACCTTGGAAGTAATCGAAGAGCGTCCTTGGACGTTGACTGGCATGAAGGAAGAAGTCGTGACTGCCGTTGCGAGCGCCTATCGGGAAATCACGAAAAAAGAACCCGTATATAATGGCGTCCCAGGTGCGACAGATGGAACCTTCCTGCACAAGGCCGGCATTCCGATTTTGACGACAGGCGCAGGTGATCGCCACATCCCTCACCATGCAGATGAGTACG
- a CDS encoding ECF transporter S component, protein MEKGLTVRKIVIAGVLGAIAILLGVTRLGYIPVPTAAGNATIMHIPAVIGGIMEGWGVGMIIGLIFGVSSFLNATVPLFKDPLVAILPRLFIGVTAYLTYVGLKNVNQYLAIGAAGFIGAMTNTILVLGMAVIRGYMTLGVATTVAITSGLPEAIVSVIVTLAVVAAWKKLGSAGRQKSKISGDL, encoded by the coding sequence ATGGAAAAAGGCTTGACCGTTCGCAAGATTGTCATTGCAGGCGTTCTTGGCGCGATAGCGATTTTGCTCGGGGTGACACGTCTTGGCTACATTCCGGTTCCGACAGCAGCGGGCAATGCCACTATTATGCACATCCCGGCTGTCATCGGGGGCATAATGGAGGGCTGGGGCGTTGGTATGATCATTGGCCTTATATTTGGAGTCTCTTCTTTCTTAAATGCCACCGTTCCGCTTTTTAAAGACCCTCTTGTAGCCATCCTGCCACGTTTGTTCATCGGTGTGACTGCTTACTTGACCTATGTCGGTTTGAAAAACGTCAATCAGTACTTGGCGATTGGTGCCGCTGGCTTTATTGGGGCGATGACAAACACGATTCTGGTACTGGGCATGGCTGTTATTCGAGGATACATGACGCTCGGTGTGGCGACCACAGTCGCAATCACGAGCGGCTTGCCAGAAGCAATTGTTTCTGTCATTGTTACATTGGCTGTCGTTGCAGCTTGGAAGAAATTGGGCTCAGCAGGCAGGCAAAAATCAAAAATTTCAGGAGACTTATAA
- a CDS encoding GNAT family N-acetyltransferase encodes MYRKELYVFEGNKPRKAVIRNYNRADFFELIQIQAESFPPPFPSELWWNQEQLTNHITLFPEGAICVEVDGVLAGSMTGLLVKFDPAHPEHKWEDVTDSGYIRNHDPKGDTLYIVDICIRPSFRKLGLGQQMMQAMYELVVQKGLRRLLGGGRMPGYGRYADQWTPEQYLERVLTGEARDPVITFLMRCGRTPVQVVADYLEDEESRNYATLMEWKNPFQQHL; translated from the coding sequence ATGTACAGAAAAGAGCTGTATGTATTTGAAGGGAACAAGCCACGCAAAGCCGTTATACGCAACTACAATCGCGCAGACTTCTTCGAGCTGATCCAAATACAGGCGGAGAGCTTTCCCCCGCCGTTCCCGTCCGAGCTATGGTGGAACCAGGAGCAGCTGACGAACCATATTACGCTGTTCCCCGAAGGAGCCATTTGTGTAGAAGTGGACGGCGTTTTGGCAGGTTCGATGACAGGACTGCTCGTGAAGTTTGATCCGGCTCATCCTGAGCATAAGTGGGAGGATGTCACGGATAGCGGTTATATCCGCAATCATGATCCCAAAGGGGACACGCTGTACATCGTAGACATTTGCATTCGTCCGAGCTTCCGCAAGCTGGGATTGGGTCAACAGATGATGCAAGCGATGTATGAGCTGGTGGTACAAAAAGGACTGCGCAGATTGCTTGGGGGAGGTCGCATGCCAGGATATGGACGTTATGCAGACCAATGGACACCTGAGCAGTATTTGGAGCGTGTTCTGACAGGGGAAGCAAGAGACCCGGTGATTACATTTCTCATGCGCTGCGGTCGCACGCCTGTTCAGGTCGTGGCGGATTATTTGGAAGATGAGGAATCCCGCAACTACGCGACACTCATGGAATGGAAAAATCCATTTCAGCAGCATTTGTAG
- a CDS encoding TIR domain-containing protein translates to MKVITLCGSTKFKKEFEQANTYWTLQGNIVMSVAFFEQSEGFEISQEQAELLANIHFRKIDLSDEIFVIDVEGYIGSSTSKEIAYAKEQGKPVHYYSKSGINDKVIAAVFP, encoded by the coding sequence ATGAAAGTTATCACACTATGCGGGTCAACAAAATTCAAAAAGGAATTTGAGCAGGCCAATACGTATTGGACGCTCCAAGGAAACATTGTGATGAGTGTAGCCTTTTTCGAACAAAGCGAGGGCTTTGAGATATCACAGGAGCAAGCGGAACTTCTTGCAAACATTCACTTTCGAAAAATCGATTTGTCCGACGAGATTTTCGTCATCGATGTAGAGGGCTATATCGGAAGCAGTACAAGCAAGGAAATTGCGTATGCAAAAGAACAAGGAAAGCCGGTTCATTATTACTCCAAGAGTGGGATCAACGATAAAGTGATTGCCGCAGTCTTTCCCTAA
- a CDS encoding energy-coupling factor transporter ATPase: MTPQPIIRVENVSFAYQVNQEQQIPVLQNVSLEVFPGEYVAIIGHNGSGKSTLSKHLNGILTPKEGDVIVNGINTREKQRIHEVRSRVGMVFQHPDNQIVATIVEDDVAFGLENIGTSAEEMKIRVDFALEAVGMSAFRHRPPHHLSGGQKQRIAIAGILAMKPQVLVMDEATSMLDSYGRQDILAVVRKLHREGMTIVTVTHHMSEVAEADRVIVMEGGKIVLEGTPREVFSHQERLRELHLDVPDASRIAHLVHSEYSEFTPDLIHNEEVVAEVNRLHVRQAEASGS, translated from the coding sequence ATGACACCACAACCGATTATTCGTGTAGAAAATGTCTCGTTTGCCTATCAGGTTAACCAAGAGCAACAAATTCCTGTCTTGCAAAATGTCTCCCTGGAAGTGTTTCCTGGAGAGTATGTCGCCATCATTGGTCATAATGGGTCCGGAAAGTCAACGCTGTCCAAGCATCTCAATGGAATTTTGACTCCAAAGGAAGGCGATGTCATCGTGAACGGAATCAACACGCGTGAAAAACAGCGCATTCATGAAGTGAGGAGCCGTGTCGGGATGGTTTTTCAGCATCCGGACAATCAGATTGTCGCCACGATTGTAGAGGACGATGTGGCTTTCGGATTGGAGAACATCGGGACATCTGCAGAAGAGATGAAAATACGAGTGGACTTTGCCCTAGAGGCAGTAGGAATGAGTGCCTTTCGCCATCGACCGCCTCATCATTTGTCTGGTGGACAAAAGCAGCGGATCGCCATTGCGGGGATATTGGCGATGAAGCCGCAAGTCCTTGTCATGGACGAAGCGACGAGCATGCTGGACAGCTATGGCAGACAGGATATTTTGGCAGTCGTTCGCAAGCTGCATCGCGAAGGAATGACGATCGTCACGGTGACCCATCACATGTCAGAAGTAGCAGAAGCAGATCGCGTCATCGTGATGGAGGGCGGCAAGATCGTATTGGAGGGCACTCCGCGAGAAGTATTTTCCCATCAGGAAAGACTTCGCGAGCTTCATCTGGATGTTCCAGACGCGAGCCGAATTGCTCATCTCGTCCACTCCGAATATAGCGAGTTTACACCTGATCTCATCCACAATGAGGAAGTTGTCGCGGAGGTTAATCGTCTACACGTCAGACAAGCGGAGGCGAGTGGTTCATGA
- a CDS encoding energy-coupling factor transporter ATPase, whose protein sequence is MTQPIVNVQNLSHVYMQGTPLEHRALDQVSIQVAEGECLAIIGHTGSGKSTLIQHFNGLIRPQSGTVIINGMDVSSPKIDIRTLRRQVGLVFQNPEDQLFEKLVGDDVAYGPFRMGLPLEEVRRRVQWAMDLVGLSFQEMKDRPTFALSGGQKRKVALAGVLSLQPKVLVLDEPTAGLDPRSRLELLDRIRRLNREEKLTVIFVSHNMEEVARLADRVYVMANGKSVCEGTPRQIFGNQELLRQHHIGTPESVDILYRLREQGYSIDPSAFLPEETAMEILKLMNR, encoded by the coding sequence ATGACGCAACCGATCGTAAACGTACAAAATCTTTCTCATGTCTACATGCAGGGAACACCCCTCGAACATCGGGCTCTCGACCAGGTAAGCATCCAGGTGGCAGAAGGAGAATGCTTGGCGATTATCGGTCATACCGGATCGGGAAAATCGACGTTAATCCAGCATTTTAACGGCCTGATTCGCCCGCAGTCCGGTACGGTCATCATTAATGGAATGGATGTATCTTCACCCAAGATCGATATTCGTACGTTGCGCAGACAAGTAGGGCTGGTTTTTCAAAACCCGGAGGATCAACTGTTCGAAAAACTGGTCGGTGATGATGTAGCCTACGGCCCTTTTCGGATGGGGCTGCCTTTAGAGGAAGTAAGGCGACGCGTTCAGTGGGCGATGGACTTGGTCGGCCTCTCGTTTCAGGAGATGAAAGACCGTCCGACTTTTGCCTTAAGTGGCGGACAGAAGCGCAAGGTGGCATTGGCGGGTGTCCTTTCCTTGCAACCCAAGGTTCTCGTGCTTGACGAGCCGACAGCTGGGCTGGACCCGCGCTCTCGTCTTGAGCTATTGGATCGCATACGCCGTCTCAATCGTGAAGAAAAGCTAACGGTTATTTTCGTCTCACACAATATGGAAGAGGTCGCCAGGCTTGCTGATCGTGTCTACGTCATGGCAAACGGCAAATCAGTCTGCGAAGGGACGCCACGACAAATTTTTGGCAATCAGGAATTGCTGCGGCAGCATCACATCGGCACACCCGAATCGGTTGATATTTTATACAGACTCCGTGAGCAGGGCTACAGCATCGATCCTAGCGCTTTTTTACCCGAAGAGACAGCGATGGAAATTTTGAAACTGATGAACCGCTAA
- a CDS encoding energy-coupling factor transporter transmembrane component T family protein, whose product MSAEFELTRNITIGQYLPTASVVHRLDPRFKLGAFVILILAIAICDTYVGNLFALAICIWMFQISKIPLHYGISGIKPAIPFIIILAIMQLLFYGEVVNGGTVYLKYGFITITSESVRLVIVSAMRFVEVIFLSSVLTLSTSTTELTHGMERLLGPLEKVKFPVHAFALIITIAVRFVPTFAMEMEKMMKAQASRGADFGTGEWWRIIQRTKDMFPIIIPLFNVALSRAEDLILAMEARCYTPGAARTRYTQYKAVGKDYVALIASIVISAVMLAIPW is encoded by the coding sequence ATGTCAGCAGAATTTGAATTGACGCGCAATATTACCATCGGTCAATATTTACCCACTGCTTCGGTCGTTCATCGTCTCGATCCTCGTTTCAAGCTTGGTGCTTTCGTCATCCTCATCTTAGCCATCGCCATCTGCGATACATACGTGGGCAACCTGTTTGCTTTAGCCATTTGTATCTGGATGTTTCAAATCTCGAAAATCCCCCTGCATTACGGCATATCCGGGATTAAGCCCGCTATCCCCTTTATCATTATATTGGCGATCATGCAGTTGCTTTTTTACGGCGAAGTTGTCAATGGCGGTACCGTTTATTTGAAATACGGCTTCATCACGATCACGAGTGAGAGCGTACGTCTCGTCATCGTGTCTGCCATGCGCTTTGTAGAAGTGATCTTCTTATCGAGTGTCCTCACGCTCAGCACTTCTACTACGGAACTCACGCACGGAATGGAGCGACTGCTGGGGCCGTTGGAAAAAGTAAAGTTTCCGGTTCATGCCTTTGCGTTGATCATCACGATAGCCGTGCGCTTTGTACCTACTTTCGCGATGGAAATGGAGAAAATGATGAAAGCTCAAGCATCCCGTGGTGCAGATTTCGGTACAGGAGAATGGTGGCGGATCATCCAGCGAACAAAAGACATGTTTCCCATCATCATCCCGCTGTTTAATGTGGCGCTCTCCAGAGCAGAAGATTTGATTTTGGCAATGGAAGCCAGATGCTACACACCAGGTGCTGCACGGACCAGATACACCCAATACAAGGCAGTAGGCAAAGATTATGTCGCGCTGATCGCAAGCATTGTCATTTCTGCCGTCATGCTCGCCATACCTTGGTAA
- a CDS encoding P1 family peptidase — translation MTGTIVDVPGVLVGHAQNEETLTGCSVIVLEKPSVCGVDVRGSAPGTRETDLLDPVNLVSVVHAICLSGGSAYGLDAATGVMQYLEERGIGLDVGYGVVPIVPAAVLFDLAVGDYRVRPDRQMGYEAAQAASRETMAQGNAGAGTGASVGKLNGFGNAMKSGLGTASMTLPNGLVVGALVAVNAVGHVVDPQSGTILAGPRDEQGAIRDSVEMMRQQAFAPIPPGTNTTIAVVASNARLSKAEANKVAQMAHDGLARTIRPIHTMYDGDTIFAVATGEVEASVDLVGALSADVLAEAVIQAVKHAEEAGGLPSYRSYFQE, via the coding sequence ATGACCGGAACGATTGTTGACGTACCCGGCGTACTTGTCGGGCATGCACAAAACGAAGAAACATTAACGGGATGCAGTGTGATTGTGCTGGAAAAGCCGTCTGTCTGCGGCGTAGATGTCCGGGGTTCTGCCCCGGGCACCCGCGAGACAGATCTCTTGGACCCTGTCAATCTGGTGAGTGTCGTCCATGCGATTTGCCTTTCGGGTGGCAGTGCATACGGTTTGGATGCTGCTACAGGTGTCATGCAGTATTTGGAGGAAAGAGGCATCGGACTGGATGTTGGCTATGGCGTCGTTCCTATCGTTCCTGCAGCAGTTTTGTTCGACCTGGCTGTAGGCGACTATCGGGTTCGCCCGGATCGTCAAATGGGCTATGAGGCAGCACAGGCAGCAAGCCGTGAGACAATGGCGCAAGGAAATGCCGGTGCTGGTACAGGTGCGTCAGTAGGCAAGCTGAATGGATTTGGGAACGCGATGAAGAGCGGGTTGGGCACAGCTTCCATGACTTTGCCTAATGGACTCGTCGTAGGCGCCCTCGTCGCTGTAAATGCGGTCGGTCATGTCGTAGATCCACAGTCAGGGACGATCCTCGCCGGGCCGAGAGATGAGCAGGGAGCCATTCGGGATAGCGTGGAGATGATGCGCCAGCAAGCTTTTGCCCCGATTCCTCCAGGCACGAACACGACGATTGCCGTAGTCGCGAGCAATGCCCGCTTGTCCAAAGCAGAAGCAAACAAAGTAGCGCAAATGGCCCACGACGGGCTTGCCCGTACGATCCGTCCCATTCACACCATGTACGATGGCGATACGATTTTTGCTGTAGCAACAGGCGAAGTAGAGGCGAGTGTAGACTTGGTGGGCGCGTTGTCCGCAGATGTGCTGGCAGAAGCCGTCATACAAGCAGTTAAGCACGCAGAGGAAGCAGGGGGACTGCCATCTTATCGCAGTTACTTCCAGGAATAG
- a CDS encoding sigma-54 interaction domain-containing protein: MIHDIHMQAILDASHDGIIAVDRDSIIIGVNKNAMEILGLPGNIVGQKITRYIPNSDMLRILATGKKEIGDIATILNRQIIINRLPIVIEGEIVGAVSTFKEITDIQKMEMRIRKQSMESGLEAKFRLEDIVGESFAIREAKEWAETFARTDATVLIQGETGTGKELFAQGIHLSSQRATGPFIPVNCAALPGNLLESELFGYEEGAFTGARKGGKPGLFELAHGGTLFLDEIGEMSIPIQALLLRILQEKKVRRISGERIVPVDVRIIAATNRDLERLVEEKQFRSDLYFRLNVLTLELPALRERIDDIPLLVASIIGEIKERENKRHLKVEEAVFHVLKQYDWPGNVRELRNVVERMVLLCKKDALGKEDTAFFAKKLYQRQSFRDQEEREAEVIRKVLAETKGNKGEAAKILGMDRSTLWRKMKRYERL, translated from the coding sequence ATGATCCATGACATCCACATGCAGGCGATTCTGGACGCTTCTCACGACGGGATCATCGCGGTCGATCGGGATTCCATTATTATCGGGGTCAATAAAAACGCGATGGAAATACTCGGTTTGCCAGGCAATATCGTTGGACAAAAAATCACCCGTTATATTCCCAATTCAGATATGTTGAGAATTTTGGCAACAGGAAAAAAAGAGATAGGAGACATCGCAACGATCCTGAATCGACAAATTATCATCAACCGTTTGCCGATTGTCATAGAGGGTGAAATCGTTGGGGCCGTGTCCACTTTTAAAGAAATCACCGACATTCAAAAAATGGAGATGCGCATTCGCAAGCAGAGCATGGAGAGCGGCTTGGAAGCCAAATTCCGTCTGGAGGATATCGTTGGAGAATCTTTTGCCATCCGGGAAGCGAAGGAATGGGCGGAAACTTTTGCACGGACAGATGCGACGGTTCTCATACAGGGGGAGACTGGAACTGGCAAGGAGTTGTTTGCCCAAGGGATTCATTTGAGCAGCCAGCGTGCAACAGGGCCGTTCATCCCGGTTAACTGTGCGGCTCTCCCCGGCAATTTATTGGAGAGCGAGTTGTTCGGATACGAGGAGGGCGCTTTTACTGGCGCGCGAAAAGGCGGAAAGCCCGGGCTGTTTGAATTGGCACACGGAGGTACGCTATTTCTCGATGAAATCGGAGAGATGTCGATCCCGATCCAAGCGCTGCTCTTGCGTATTTTGCAGGAGAAAAAAGTCCGCAGAATCAGCGGGGAGCGCATTGTCCCTGTCGATGTGAGAATCATCGCGGCGACGAATCGGGATTTGGAACGACTGGTAGAGGAAAAGCAGTTTCGCTCAGACCTGTACTTCCGATTGAATGTGTTGACGCTAGAGTTGCCTGCTTTGCGAGAGCGAATTGATGATATTCCACTTTTGGTGGCATCGATCATTGGAGAAATCAAGGAACGGGAAAATAAAAGGCATCTGAAAGTAGAAGAAGCCGTTTTCCACGTTCTCAAACAATACGACTGGCCAGGCAATGTAAGAGAGCTGCGCAATGTGGTGGAAAGAATGGTCTTGCTTTGCAAGAAGGACGCTCTTGGCAAGGAGGACACGGCTTTTTTTGCCAAGAAGCTGTATCAGCGACAATCTTTCCGAGATCAAGAAGAGAGAGAAGCAGAAGTCATCCGAAAGGTTTTGGCGGAAACGAAGGGAAACAAGGGAGAGGCGGCGAAAATTTTGGGAATGGATCGGTCCACGCTGTGGAGAAAAATGAAGCGCTACGAAAGGTTGTAG
- a CDS encoding GNAT family acetyltransferase — translation MEFVRIQHIDNPLFAKMHRLMQEVFPPEEVLEYDLWKEPLEDPGIRVFVAVHEGEVVGATEYRYYTDMNVAMTDFTIIGREGLGVGRFLARERQKDLLSLAAENGKELYGMFAEIYDPYRVEEHNFGGIKPMDPFVRREVLSHLGYKRTNFTYVHPSWQNDGEAVSGLDLGFMPTNEEQTTLEADLIVTFLKRYYAVLPQKPQAWLDMVKDLESKETVELLPI, via the coding sequence ATGGAGTTCGTACGCATTCAACATATTGACAATCCGCTATTTGCGAAGATGCACCGTTTGATGCAAGAGGTTTTCCCGCCTGAGGAAGTTTTGGAGTACGATTTGTGGAAAGAACCGCTGGAAGATCCGGGCATTCGTGTATTTGTAGCTGTACACGAAGGAGAAGTTGTGGGCGCTACCGAATACCGTTACTACACAGACATGAACGTAGCCATGACAGACTTCACGATCATCGGTCGAGAAGGACTCGGAGTGGGCCGATTCCTCGCCAGAGAGCGTCAAAAGGACCTGCTCTCTCTGGCTGCTGAAAACGGCAAGGAGCTGTACGGGATGTTTGCAGAAATCTACGACCCGTACCGTGTGGAAGAACACAACTTTGGCGGGATCAAGCCAATGGACCCATTTGTACGCCGTGAAGTACTCTCTCATCTGGGCTACAAACGTACGAACTTTACGTATGTGCATCCATCTTGGCAAAATGACGGCGAAGCGGTATCCGGACTCGATCTGGGCTTTATGCCGACAAACGAAGAGCAAACGACGCTCGAAGCGGATCTGATCGTCACGTTCTTGAAGCGTTATTACGCCGTGCTTCCACAGAAGCCACAGGCATGGCTCGACATGGTAAAAGACTTGGAGAGCAAAGAAACAGTGGAGCTGCTCCCTATCTAA
- a CDS encoding carbon-nitrogen hydrolase family protein, whose amino-acid sequence MKMRVSAVQYHLHTIHSFEDFANQVEHYVKNAQEYDTEFLLFPELFTTQLMSIGDEQGNALPITALPSFTDRYVELFRSLAAQYEMYLIGGTHIIEENGKLYNTAFLFYPDGRVGQQKKIHITPWEVKGWNMGAGDSLQIFETDKGKVAMIICYDIEFPEWVRIAKARGADVIFCPSCTDDRHAFHRVRYTSHARTIENQVYVVLTGTVGSLPTVDFMRANFGQAAILTPNDVPFPPRGVLAEGEINHDMMVTADLDIQLLYDVREKGSVTTWRDRRTDLYTDWK is encoded by the coding sequence ATGAAAATGCGTGTTTCCGCTGTGCAGTACCATCTGCATACCATACATAGCTTTGAAGACTTCGCCAATCAAGTTGAGCACTACGTGAAAAACGCGCAAGAGTACGACACAGAATTTCTCCTTTTTCCGGAGCTGTTCACGACTCAACTCATGTCGATCGGAGACGAGCAGGGCAATGCGCTGCCGATTACAGCATTGCCGTCCTTCACAGATCGATATGTCGAGCTGTTTCGTTCCCTTGCTGCCCAATATGAGATGTATCTGATTGGTGGAACGCACATCATCGAGGAAAACGGCAAGCTTTACAATACGGCATTTCTATTTTACCCGGATGGACGTGTAGGACAGCAGAAAAAAATCCATATCACGCCATGGGAAGTAAAAGGCTGGAACATGGGGGCTGGCGACTCGTTGCAAATCTTTGAGACCGACAAAGGGAAGGTCGCGATGATTATTTGCTACGACATCGAGTTCCCTGAGTGGGTGCGCATCGCCAAAGCACGGGGCGCAGACGTCATTTTCTGCCCATCCTGCACGGATGATCGCCATGCCTTCCACCGCGTACGTTATACCAGTCATGCCCGGACGATTGAAAACCAGGTGTATGTCGTGCTGACTGGAACAGTAGGCTCACTGCCGACAGTTGATTTCATGCGTGCGAACTTCGGACAAGCGGCGATCTTGACGCCAAACGATGTTCCGTTCCCTCCGCGAGGCGTTCTTGCTGAAGGGGAAATCAACCACGACATGATGGTAACCGCTGACCTGGATATTCAACTACTATACGATGTGAGGGAAAAAGGCTCCGTAACAACGTGGCGCGACCGCCGCACTGATTTGTATACAGACTGGAAGTAA
- a CDS encoding M20 family metallo-hydrolase produces MNVKARKLAINEERLQKRIEQLAQIGKIGETGVCRLALSAEDRAGVELVRSWMEEAGLQTRIDDFGNLIGRMAGKDEQAPLLMIGSHIDSQPYGGQYDGVIGVLGGLEVVQTLNEQGIMPAQPIEVVAFCDEEGCRFQKGLFGSKGILGMLDPTDLERTDKNGITRRQALIDFGCDPDRLEASIYPKGSIGAYLELHIEQGPILDDAKEAIGIVSAISGPLWWTVELTGFAGHAGSVPMPMRKDALVGAAKVILAVNELAKLDPQAPTVGTVGHLEVFPDSRNIIPERVRFSIDLRDIDLKRRDEREQALREAIELAAVEGGLQYSITEDTNSDPRYCADWIKAIMHEESSKLGASVRELMSGPFHDALALSYVCDYGMIFVRCKDGISHNPQEYAAYEDIALGTELLYKTVLRMSTTQ; encoded by the coding sequence ATGAACGTAAAAGCGAGAAAGCTTGCGATCAATGAAGAACGGTTGCAAAAACGAATCGAGCAATTGGCGCAAATCGGGAAAATAGGCGAAACGGGTGTATGTCGACTCGCTTTGTCCGCTGAAGATCGGGCAGGCGTAGAGCTGGTGCGTAGCTGGATGGAAGAAGCCGGCCTTCAGACGCGGATCGATGACTTTGGCAATTTGATTGGTCGGATGGCGGGGAAGGATGAGCAAGCTCCGCTCTTGATGATTGGCTCGCATATCGATTCGCAGCCATACGGCGGTCAGTACGATGGGGTGATCGGGGTATTGGGGGGGCTAGAGGTCGTCCAGACGTTGAATGAACAAGGGATCATGCCTGCCCAGCCTATTGAGGTCGTTGCGTTTTGTGACGAAGAAGGATGCCGGTTTCAAAAAGGACTGTTTGGTTCCAAAGGCATTCTCGGGATGCTGGACCCGACGGACTTGGAGAGGACGGACAAAAACGGGATCACACGCAGGCAGGCATTGATTGATTTTGGCTGCGACCCTGATCGCCTGGAAGCGTCTATTTATCCCAAAGGCAGCATCGGTGCTTATCTGGAGCTGCATATTGAGCAGGGGCCGATTCTCGATGATGCGAAAGAAGCGATTGGAATCGTGTCTGCGATATCAGGGCCTTTGTGGTGGACGGTCGAGCTGACTGGCTTTGCCGGGCACGCTGGTTCCGTACCGATGCCGATGAGAAAGGATGCACTAGTCGGAGCGGCAAAAGTAATACTGGCAGTGAATGAGCTGGCAAAGCTCGATCCACAAGCACCAACAGTCGGTACAGTCGGTCACTTGGAGGTGTTCCCGGATTCGCGCAACATCATTCCCGAGCGGGTGCGTTTTTCGATTGATTTGCGGGACATCGATTTGAAGCGTCGCGATGAGCGCGAACAAGCGTTGCGCGAGGCGATTGAGCTAGCCGCTGTAGAAGGTGGATTGCAATATAGCATTACGGAAGATACGAATAGTGACCCGCGTTACTGTGCCGACTGGATAAAGGCAATCATGCATGAGGAGAGCAGCAAGCTCGGTGCCTCTGTGCGCGAGCTGATGAGTGGTCCTTTCCATGACGCTTTGGCGCTCTCGTACGTTTGTGATTACGGGATGATTTTTGTCCGCTGTAAGGATGGTATCAGTCATAATCCGCAAGAATACGCAGCCTATGAAGACATTGCACTGGGCACAGAGCTGCTCTACAAAACCGTTTTGCGGATGAGCACCACCCAATAA